In Aspergillus nidulans FGSC A4 chromosome II, a single window of DNA contains:
- a CDS encoding MCM DNA helicase complex subunit MCM3 (transcript_id=CADANIAT00004637), translating into MLNRKLRRLIVSIDEIRAHNREMADGLLTSPFDWTQAFDRALKDVIKTLPNRPSSETADEVNYYCAYVGAFGEFSCNPRTLGSSHLNRMVSLEGIVTKCSLVRPKIIQSVHYNERKDRFVTRKYRDQTMTATGATFMNIYPQEDEDKNPLITEYGYCTYMDHQTISIQEMPERAPAGQLPRSVDVIVDDDLVDRAKPGDRIQLVGIYRSLGNRNASSGSSTFRTVVMANNIIQLSSKSGGGIAQATITDTDIRNINKISKKKHVFELLSSSLAPSIHGHEYIKKAILLMLLGGMEKNLDNGTHLRGDINILMVGDPSTAKSQMLRFVLNTAPLAIATTGRGSSGVGLTAAVTSDKETGERRLEAGAMVLGDRGVVCIDEFDKMSDVDRVAIHEVMEQQTVTIAKAGIHTSLNARCSVLAAANPIYGQYDPHKDPHKNIALPDSLLSRFDLLFVVTDDIEDARDRMVSEHVLRMHRYRQPGTEEGAPVREQLNQTLGVGIDDADDSNQPTDVFEKFNAMLHVGIANTSRGRKKDIEILSIPFIKKYIQYAKSRIKPILTKGAADHIVATYSALRNDELSANQRRTSPITARTLETLIRLSTAHAKARLSSRVEERDAKVAESILRFAMFKEIVEDERRKRRKVTTFDDDSESSDDDSDEDGDDDQTPTNASVTPRSTRRNLRTRAPAAARSSTNEDVEMDADGDNVSVVEDDLYNASPRGQRNQSSQSQMSVASSRPASQLIGSQTDTSQTQNASASAPASSQTITPARLTLFRQALGPLMGTALFSSSDTADLEELIGAVNAAIRSSRSLGGESAVFQRPEAIQALKAMNERNELMYLEDDETVYRI; encoded by the exons ATGCTCAACCGAAAACTACGTCGCCTGATT GTCAGCATTGATGAGATCCGAGCACACAACCGGGAGATGGCAGATGG CCTCCTTACATCTCCTTTTGACTGGACACAAGCCTTCGACAGAGCCCTGAAAGATGTTATCAAGACTCTCCCTAACCGCCCGTCAAGCGAAACCGCCGACGAAGTG AATTATTACTGTGCTTACGTTGGCGCATTTGGGGAATTCTCATGTAACCCTAGAACTCTCGGATCCTCACACCTTAACCGAATGGTTTCTCTTGAGGGGATTGTGACGAAATGCTCGTTGGTTCGACCAAAGATCATTCAGAGTGTGCATTACAACGAGCGAAAAGACAGATTTGTTACAAGGAAATATAGGGATCAGACCATGACAGCCACTGGCGCAACATTTATGAACATATACCCtcaggaggatgaagataagAACCCG CTCATTACAGAATACGGTTATTGTACGTACATGGATCATCAAACGATATCCATTCAGGAAATGCCTGAACGTGCCCCAGCCGGTCAACTTCCCCGAAGTGTTGATGTGATTGTTGATGACGATTTGGTCGATCGAGCAAAACCTGGGGACAGAATTCAATTGGTTGGAATCTACCGCTCTCTGGGAAACCGAAACGCCAGTTCAGGATCTTCCACCTTCCGCACAGTCGTTATGGCAAATAATATCATCCAGTTGTCATCGAAGTCAGGCGGAGGGATTGCTCAGGCCACTATTACTGACACCGACATTCGaaacatcaacaagatctccaagaagaagcatgTCTTCGAATTGCTGTCCAGCTCCCTTGCTCCCAGTATTCATGGACACGAGTACATCAAGAAAGCCATTCTACTCATGCTCTTGGGTGGTATGGAAAAGAATCTCGACAATGGTACGCACTTGCGTGGTgacatcaatatcctcatgGTTGGTGATCCTTCCACTGCAAAGTCTCAGATGCTTCGTTTTGTCCTCAATACAGCCCCACTTGCCATAGCTACGACTGGTCGAGGATCTTCCGGCGTTGGtctcactgctgctgttaCCTCCGACAAGGAGACAGGCGAGCGGCGACTTGAGGCAGGTGCTATGGTTCTGGGAGATAGGGGTGTGGTCTGTATTGACGAGTTTGACAAAATGAGTGATGTAGACCGCGTGGCTATCCACGAAGTCATGGAACAGCAGACGGTCACCATTGCTAAAGCAGGCATTCATACCAGTCTAAACGCTCGTTGTAGTGTCCTGGCTGCTGCTAACCCTATCTATGGTCAATATGATCCCCACAAAGACCCGCATAAGAATATTGCCTTGCCCGACTCCCTACTATCTCGTTTTGATTTACTGTTCGTTGTGACGGACGACATTGAAGATGCCAGAGACAGAATGGTGTCTGAGCATGTTCTTCGCATGCATCGTTATCGCCAACCCGGCACAGAGGAAGGTGCACCTGTACGAGAACAACTCAACCAGACATTGGGCGTTGGTATTGATGATGCAGACGACTCCAATCAACCAACTGATGTCTTCGAGAAGTTCAATGCAATGCTTCATGTCGGCATTGCCAACACAAGCAGAGGACGGAAGAAGGACATTGAAATCCTCAGCATCCCATTCATCAAGAAGTACATCCAATACGCGAAGTCACGGATCAAGCCCATCCTCACAAAGGGCGCTGCTGACCATATTGTTGCTACATACTCTGCACTTCGAAACGATGAGCTGTCAGCAAATCAGCGACGAACATCGCCAATCACTGCCCGTACCCTAGAGACGCTGATTCGTCTTTCAACAGCACACGCCAAAGCCCGCCTGTCAAGCCGGGTTGAGGAGAGAGATGCCAAGGTAGCGGAATCTATCCTGCGCTTCGCGATGTTCAAGGAAATCGTGGAAGATGAACGccgcaagagaagaaaggtcACCACCTTCGACGACGATTCTGAGTCCAGCGACGACGACTCAGATGAGGATGGCGACGACGACCAAACCCCTACAAACGCCTCTGTCACTCCTCGCTCTACCCGGAGAAACCTACGTACCCgagcgccagcagcagcccgtTCTTCGACAAACGAGGACGTGGAAATGGACGCCGACGGCGACAATGTCTCcgtggttgaagatgatCTGTACAATGCCAGTCCCCGTGGGCAGCGGAACCAGTCCAGCCAATCCCAAATGTCCGTTGCGTCGTCCCGGCCGGCCTCACAGCTCATCGGATCCCAGACAGACACTTCACAAACACAAAATGCATCCGCGTCCGCGCCCGCATCCTCCCAGACAATAACGCCCGCGCGTCTGACACTCTTCCGACAAGCACTAGGGCCTTTGATGGGCACCGCGCTTTTCTCTTCATCAGACACTGCCGATCTTGAGGAGCTTATTGGTGCCGTGAACGCGGCTAtccgttcttctcgctcaCTAGGCGGCGAATCGGCGGTCTTCCAGCGGCCGGAGGCAATCCAAGCTTTGAAAGCTATGAATGAGAGAAACGAATTGAT GTACCtcgaagacgacgagactGTCTACAGGATTTAG